A window of the Trichoderma asperellum chromosome 4, complete sequence genome harbors these coding sequences:
- the TRM5 gene encoding tRNA(m(1)G37)methyltransferase (BUSCO:EOG092D2C3H) produces MEESDKQYLMNLFRAPAAARAAKTLDRSLFSRTLPTAAASLRDNKLISKYRKQLEKTKEIFALDRFDVCAADPDATLAAQGKKCLVLKPHIKPDVPETWSPILQEASKLGELKIVPYEVHIGYDLWSYLDVMRSILPEDLHGEIPVGFNTAGHVAHLNIRGQYLPYKSIIAQVIMDKNPTIRTVINKVDNVGTESEYRTFSYEVLAGPDDMLVEVSEAGCLFKFDYSKVYWNTKLGTEHQRIVSLFKPGEVAVDLMAGIGPFAAPAGKKGVFVWANDKNPESYKYLTEIIKRNKVSEFVKPFNYDGHEFIRKSADLVLEASQRGDCALIPQKVSRSAPGPRPEPIRIPVPPTVSHFVMNLPASAIEFLHNFRGLYEGHEKLFAPHTETKLPVVHVHCFAVKADDSTPLDDICQRIEKEIGVLLTPGDVEKDGQVLIHEVRDVAPAKRMFCASFRLPSEVAFAPRS; encoded by the exons ATGGAG GAGTCAGATAAACAATACCTAATGAATCTCTTTCgagctcctgctgctgccagagcAGCCAAAACCCTGGATAGATCGCTCTTCTCAAGAACGTTGCCCACAGCCGCAGCCTCTTTAAGAGATAACAAGCTCATTTCAAAGTATCGCAAGCAACTcgaaaagacaaaggagaTCTTTGCGTTGGATAGATTTGATGTTTGTGCTGCGGATCCAGATGCGACTCTTGCCGCTCAAGGGAAGAAATGCCTTGTGTTGAAGCCGCATATTAAGCCAGATG TACCGGAGACATGGAGTCCGATTCTACAGGAGGCTTCCAAGTTGGGAGAGCTGAAGATTGTCCCTTATGAGGTTCATATTGGATATGATCTTTGGAGTTACC TTGATGTAATGAGGTCTATTCTACCAGAAGACCTACACGGAGAAATCCCCGTTGGGTTCAACACTGCAGGCCATGTCG CTCATCTCAACATAAGAGGCCAGTACCTCCCCTACAAGTCCATAATCGCGCAAGTCATCATGGACAAGAATCCAACCATCCGCACCGTCATCAACAAAGTCGACAACGTCGGCACTGAGAGTGAGTACCGAACTTTCAGCTACGAGGTCCTGGCCGGGCCCGACGACATGCTCGTCGAGGTCAGCGAGGCCGGCTGCTTGTTCAAGTTTGATTACTCAAAAGTCTACTGGAACACGAAGCTTGGCACCGAGCACCAGCGCATCGTCAGCTTATTCAAGCCTGGCGAGGTGGCCGTCGACCTGATGGCCGGCATTGGGCCATTTGCCGCTCCCGCTGGAAAGAAGGGAGTGTTTGTCTGGGCGAATGACAAAAACCCCGAGAGCTACAAGTATCTTACAGAAATTATTAAGCGGAACAAG GTCTCTGAGTTTGTCAAACCTTTCAACTACGACGGACACGAGTTCATCAGAAAATCCGCCGACCTAGTGCTAGAAGCATCTCAGCGCGGAGATTGTGCCCTCATTCCCCAGAAAGTGTCAAGGAGCGCGCCAGGCCCCCGGCCTGAACCCATCCGGATCCCCGTGCCCCCAACGGTATCCCACTTTGTCATGAACCTTCCCGCCTCAGCTATAGAGTTCCTTCACAACTTCCGGGGCCTTTACGAGGGCCACGAGAAGCTCTTCGCTCCCCACACCGAGACGAAGCTGCCCGTGGTTCACGTCCACTGCTTCGCCGTCAAGGCAGATGATTCAACGCCCCTGGACGACATTTGCCAGCGCATCGAGAAGGAGATTGGCGTACTCTTGACGCCTGGCGATGTAGAAAAGGACGGCCAGGTACTCATCCACGAAGTCCGAGATGTTGCCCCCGCAAAGCGGATGTTTTGTGCAAGTTTCCGCCTGCCGTCCGAAGTTGCTTTTGCTCCGCGATCCTAG